A genomic region of Raphanus sativus cultivar WK10039 chromosome 6, ASM80110v3, whole genome shotgun sequence contains the following coding sequences:
- the LOC108806279 gene encoding uncharacterized protein LOC108806279 — MATIPPQFPLATRSALRRASSSVCFVTMKLFKARAFSSSVKLPTKPPLCTADELHYVSVPNSDWRLALWRYLPPPQAPTRNHPLLLLSGVGTNAIGYDLSPGCSFARHMSGQGFETWILEVRGAGLSTRVSDLKDVKDSAHELSHQIQSTAKAAAKQASDEKQTTDDITDIAPPAAAWDDVSVVGEASAWDESKIVARLTATFMRLSERLSGFLSEGQSVFMSAKLFDKIAMLLEDSRMYERFNEIRSKLLSLIQSRQNSGIGNQIRELTQRLVDLLDDGQKSVSPQLIDLQERLTSTIEDFQKQLDLIVKYDWDFDNYLEEDVPAAIEYVRAQSKPKDGKLFAIGHSMGGILLYAMLSRCAFEGREPCLAAVATLASSLDYTTSDSALKLLIPLADPAQALSVPVVPLGALLAAAYPLSSRPPYVLSWLNDLISATDMMHPEQLEKLVLNSFCTIPAKLLIQLTTAFREGGLRDRSGEFYYKDHLSRTSVPVLALAGDRDLICPSVAVEDTVKLFPENLVTYKLLGEPDGPHYAHYDLVGGRLAVEQVYPCITEFLSHHDSA, encoded by the exons ATGGCGACGATTCCTCCCCAATTCCCGTTGGCCACCCGCTCTGCTCTTCGCCGGGCGTCTTCCTCCGTCTGTTTCGTCACCATGAAACTGTTTAAAGCGAGAGCCTTCTCTTCCTCAGTGAAGCTCCCCACGAAACCGCCGCTTTGCACCGCCGACGAGCTTCATTACGTCTCTGTTCCCAACAGCGATTGGCGCCTCGCTCTCTGGCGCTACTTGCCTCCTCCTCAG GCGCCCACGAGGAATCATCCGCTCTTGCTCTTATCCGGTGTAGGAACTAATGCCATCGGATACGATCTTTCCCCCGGT TGCTCTTTTGCAAGACACATGTCCGGTCAGGGATTCGAGACGTGGATTCTCGAGGTTCGTGGAGCAGGGTTGAGCACAAGAGTATCCGACCTCAAGGACGTTAAGGACTCTGCTCACGAGTTGTCTCATCAGATACAGTCCACTGCTAAAGCTGCAGCTAAACAAGCTTCGGATGAGAAACAAACTACCGATGATATCACTGACATTGCACCACCAGCAGCAGCTTGGGATGATGTTTCAGTTGTTGGTGAAGCCTCTGCTTGGGACGAGTCCAAGATCGTAGCGAGGTTGACTGCTACCTTCATGCGTTTGTCTGAAAGGCTTTCCGGTTTTCTCAGCGAAGGTCAGTCGGTGTTCATGTCTGCTAAGCTGTTCGACAAGATTGCTATGCTTTTGGAAGACTCGCGGATGTACGAGCGGTTTAATGAGATAAGGTCAAAGCTTTTGAGTTTGATTCAGTCGAGGCAAAACTCGGGGATTGGTAACCAGATCAGGGAGTTGACTCAGCGCCTTGTGGATCTTCTTGACGATGGTCAGAAGTCTGTCTCTCCTCAGCTGATTGATTTGCAAGAGCGTCTCACTTCGACTATTGAGGATTTTCAGAAGCAGCTGGATTTGATCGTTAAGTATGACTGGGATTTTGATAACTACCTTGAAGAGGATGTCCCTGCGGCG ATTGAATATGTAAGAGCGCAAAGTAAGCCAAAGGATGGTAAGCTATTTGCAATTGGCCACTCCATGGGTGGTATCCTACTCTATGCAATGCTGTCACGCTGTG CTTTTGAGGGAAGAGAACCTTGCCTAGCAGCTGTTGCAACTTTGGCTTCATCGTTAGATTACACAACTTCAGATTCTGCCCTCAAGTTGCTCATACCTCTT GCTGATCCAGCACAAGCTCTGAGTGTTCCAGTTGTTCCTTTGGGGGCTCTGTTGGCTGCAGCTTATCCTCTTTCGTCACGGCCTCCATACGTATTATCTTGGCTTAACGATTTGATATCAGCAACGGATATGATGCATCCTGAGCAGTTAGAGAAGCTTGTCTTGAATAGCTTCT GTACCATACCTGCAAAGCTTCTTATTCAGCTGACAACAGCCTTTAGAGAGGGAGGTTTACGGGATCGTAGTGGTGAATTTTACTACAAGGATCATCTTTCCAGGACCAGTGTCCCTGTCTTAGCTCTTGCGGGTGATAGGGACTTGATCTGCCCCTCTGTAGCTGTAGAAG ACACTGTTAAGTTGTTTCCTGAGAACCTGGTCACCTATAAGCTACTTGGGGAACCAGACGGACCACATTATGCACACTATGATTTGGTTGGAGGACGACTG GCAGTGGAGCAAGTCTATCCTTGCATAACTGAGTTTCTTAGCCACCATGATTCTGCATAA
- the LOC108807165 gene encoding lipid phosphate phosphatase 2 — translation MPEIQLGAHTIRSHGVTVARFHMHDWLILVLLIVIEVVLNVIEPFHRFVGEDMLTDLRYPLQDNTVPFWAVPLIAVVLPFAVISVYYFIRRDVYDLHHAILGLLFSVLITGVITDAIKDAVGRPRPDFFWRCFPDGRGFFHNVTRDVLCTGDKDVVKEGHKSFPSGHTSWSFAGLGFLALYLSGKIRVFDQRGHVAKLCIVFLPLLVAALVGVSRVDDYWHHWQDVFGGAIIGLTVASFCYLQFFPPPYDPDGWGPHAYFQMLADSRNVVQEMNNLSVRQAELENVYVVDQQGTSMEISRTNTRDTTRMLDSC, via the exons ATGCCCGAAATTCAGTTAGGTGCTCATACGATAAGATCCCATGGAGTCACGGTGGCCAGGTTCCACATGCATGACTGGCTCATTCTTGTACTGCTTATCGTCATCGAAGTTGTTTTGAATGTCATCGAACCCTTTCACCGTTTCGTTGGAGAGGATATGCTCACCGACCTAAGATATCCTCTTCAAGACAACACCGTTCCTTTCTGGGCTGTTCCG TTGATAGCTGTTGTGCTCCCTTTTGCTGTCATTTCTGTTTACTACTTCATCAGAAGAGATGTTTATGACCTTCATCATGCAATATTAG GTCTGTTGTTTTCTGTGCTCATAACTGGTGTCATAACCGATGCTATAAAGGACGCTGTAGGTAGGCCTCGTCCTGACTTCTTTTGGCGTTGTTTCCCTGATGGTAGAGGG TTCTTTCACAATGTCACAAGGGATGTTCTGTGTACTGGAGATAAAGACGTGGTCAAAGAGGGACACAAGAGCTTCCCCAGCGGCCACACGTCTT GGTCGTTTGCTGGGCTAGGCTTTCTAGCGTTGTACTTGTCTGGGAAAATCAGGGTGTTTGACCAGAGAGGGCATGTGGCAAAGCTTTGCATTGTGTTCCTTCCTCTACTGGTTGCAGCTTTGGTTGGTGTATCACGAGTTGATGACTATTGGCATCACTGGCAAGATGTGTTTGGTGGAGCCATCAtag GATTAACCGTGGCCTCATTTTGTTATCTGCAATTCTTTCCCCCTCCTTATGATCCAGACG GTTGGGGACCTCATGCGTACTTCCAGATGCTGGCAGACTCCAGAAACGTTGTCCAAGAAATGAACAATCTAAGCGTGAGGCAAGCTGAGCTGGAGAATGTGTACGTTGTTGATCAACAAGGGACTTCCATGGAAATTTCGAGAACCAACACGCGGGACACAACAAGAATGCTAGACAGCTGTTAA
- the LOC108807227 gene encoding E3 ubiquitin-protein ligase RHA2A, translating into MGLQGQLSDVSSDSIPLMLLSLLAVFLSRLRSILHRPCDSNSDDSSVIASGLASIIVLADQLSLNRLFSYRCGGGEGCSDCVVCLSKLQEGEEVRKLECRHVFHKRCLEGWLHCLNFTCPLCRSALVADGCVSKTQRRVGRDLISCLAPH; encoded by the coding sequence atgggGCTACAAGGTCAGCTCAGTGACGTCTCTTCCGATTCGATCCCTCTGATGCTCCTCTCTCTCCTCGCCGTATTCCTCAGCCGTCTCCGCTCTATCCTCCATCGTCCCTGCGATTCCAACTCCGACGACTCCTCCGTCATAGCGTCGGGACTCGCCAGCATCATCGTCCTCGCCGATCAGCTGAGCCTGAACCGTCTCTTCTCGTACCGTTGCGGAGGAGGCGAAGGCTGTTCCGATTGCGTGGTGTGTCTGTCGAAGCTGCAGGAGGGAGAAGAGGTGAGGAAGCTGGAGTGTCGACACGTGTTCCACAAGCGGTGTTTGGAGGGATGGCTCCACTGTCTTAATTTCACATGTCCTCTCTGTAGATCTGCTTTGGTCGCCGATGGTTGCGTCTCCAAAACGCAGCGGCGCGTGGGAAGGGATTTGATCTCCTGCCTCGCTCCCCACTGA
- the LOC108806457 gene encoding CDP-diacylglycerol--serine O-phosphatidyltransferase 1-like, translating to MEPNGYMKETKREHFVGRMNGDVVETELDPWTAWAYKPRTISLLLIGACLLIWASGALDPESTTSDDIVTSVKRGVWAMIAVFLAYSLLQAPSTVLIRPHPAIWRLVHGLAVIYLVSLTFLLFQRRDDARQFMKFLHPDLGIELPERSYGADCRIYVPDHPTNRFKNLYDTVFDEFFLAHIFGWWGKAILIRNQPLLWVLSIGFELLELTFRHMLPNFNECWWDSIVLDILICNWFGIWAGMHTVRYFDGKTYEWVGISRQPNIIGKVKRTLGQFTPAHWDKDEWHPLQGPWRFVQVLTLCIIFLTVELNTFFLKFSLWIPPRNPVILYRLILWWLIAIPTIREYNSYLQDRKPVKKVGSFCWLSTGICIVELLICIKFGTGLYPTEMPLWVVTLWGSVGLGLVAFLLGWTWKIQKTLERKRR from the exons ATGGAACCCAATGGGTacatgaaagaaacaaaaagggaACATTTTGTTGGTAGAATgaatggtgatgttgttgagaCTGAGCTTGATCCATGGACTGCATGGGCTTACAAGCCTCGCACTATCTCCCTTCTCCTTATTGGCGCTTGCCTTCTCAT TTGGGCAAGTGGAGCTCTTGATCCTGAGAGCACTACTTCTGATGATATTGTCACATCTGTTAAAAg GGGAGTGTGGGCTATGATTGCTGTTTTTCTTGCTTACTCTTTGCTCCAGGCCCCTTCAAC GGTTTTAATCAGGCCACATCCTGCAATCTGGCGTTTAGTTCATGGATTGGCCGTCATTTACTTAGTTTCACTTACTTTTTTACTCTTCCAG AGACGTGACGATGCTAGGCAGTTCATGAAGTTTCTCCACCCTGACCTTGGAATCG AACTTCCTGAGAGATCATACGGTGCTGATTGCCGTATCTATGTGCCTGATCACCCAACAAACAGGTTTAAAAATCTTTAT GACACAGTATTTGACGAGTTTTTCTTGGCTCACATCTTTGGATGGTGGGGAAAAGCAATTCTGATCAGGAATCAGCCTCTTCTGTGGGTGCTCTCTATTGGTTTTGAGTTATTGGAG CTTACTTTTCGGCACATGTTGCCAAATTTCAACGAGTGCTGGTGGGACAGTATTGTTCTTGATATCTTGATATGCAACTGGTTTG GGATCTGGGCAGGGATGCATACAGTACGATACTTTGATGGAAAAACATACGAGTGGGTTGGCATTAGCCGCCAGCCTAACATTATTGGCAAA GTGAAAAGGACACTAGGGCAGTTCACACCAGCTCATTGGGACAAAGACGAGTGGCATCCACTGCAGGGACCTTGGCGTTTTGTTCAAGTACTCACTCTTTGCATCATCTTCTTAACAGTGGAGCTCAACACATTCTTCCTCAAGTTCAGCCTGTGGATCCCTCCTCGAAACCCAGTGATTCTCTATAGGCTGATCTTGTGGTGGCTTATAGCGATACCAACAATACGAGAATACAATTCATATCTCCAAGACCG GAAACCTGTGAAAAAGGTGGGATCATTCTGTTGGCTATCAACAGGGATATGCATAGTAGAACTTCTCATCTGCATCAAGTTTGGAACTG GGTTGTACCCAACAGAGATGCCGTTGTGGGTAGTGACACTTTGGGGAAGTGTGGGACTTGGACTTGTGGCCTTTTTGCTGGGTTGGACATGGAAGATACAGAAGACACTCGAGAGAAAGAGACGCTAA
- the LOC108813031 gene encoding vacuolar-sorting protein BRO1 codes for MANLMLAIHEKKTTSLDLYRPLRNYVTFTYSEREAQLIEDDLETLKQLRSDVERVPDPSPSARRDLLISYFKALCLVETRFPISPDKHHVNAVSFLWYDAFKQKQKATQQNVNLEKAAVLFNLGASYSQIGLGCDRATVDGRRQASHAFIAAAGAFAWARDNESGKAMVGQSSTTVDVSVECVGMLERLMVAQAQECVFENSIAKGSTPGVSAKIACQAGIFYEEALAALTASPLKDHFEKGWIAHVQMKAALFYSEACYRYGMELHEKEEIAEEIARLRSGASRLAEAKKYSRGAPAQLVEAMNKLEASINCNLDRAVKENDRVYLMRVPSPASLSPLPAFSMVKPMNMAEILDASKEKMFSVLVPDSSAKALSRYTEMVDDVIRTQAERLQQASELTRVRLKEMDLPDSILAVDGNSTLPADLKDDVEAVQISGGPAGLDAELQQLRDLKRVNQELLVQTEELLQKEATEDAQFRSQFGTRWTRPQSSTLTKNLQDRLNRFAANLKQAGESDVKIERSVRENAALMSILDRRPIEAAVPSLARPMMSLDATEDAIVGNLKQSLRQLENLGAQRAGLEDMLKEMKRKDDILPKLMTSTGSYEDMFRREISKYDHICQDISQNIEVQEQLLMQIQAQNEEFSSLFNLEDYKASKENCYKQIQAAISKYREIKENVNEGLKFYVTLQDAITNVKQQCSDFVMTRSIQCREMIEDVQRQMSGLSFQDHRSSGPYPSVHQRTASSSPPPPETQNPSHPHPQAPYYRPPEQQPRPGYTIPPYGPPPPYHTPHSQAPPQPYPPQAPQQHYQSWQQGPYYDPQGQQPRPPYTAQNPYPPPHQGGGYYRQ; via the exons ATGGCTAATCTGATGCTCGCCATTCACGAGAAGAAGACGACCTCACTCGATCTCTACCGTCCCCTCCGCAACTACGTCACCTTCACCTACTCCGAGCGCGAAGCTCAGCTCATAGAAGACGATCTCGAAACCCTCAAGCAACTCCGCTCCGACGTAGAACGCGTCCCCGATCCGTCTCCCTCCGCGCGGCGAGACCTCCTCATCTCCTACTTCAAAGCCCTCTGCCTCGTGGAGACGCGGTTCCCGATCTCCCCCGATAAGCACCACGTCAACGCCGTCTCTTTCTTATGGTACGACGCCTTCAAGCAGAAGCAAAAGGCCACGCAGCAGAACGTTAATCTGGAGAAAGCAGCCGTTCTGTTCAACCTCGGCGCTAGTTATAGTCAGATCGGGCTGGGGTGCGATCGCGCTACGGTGGATGGGCGGCGTCAGGCTTCGCACGCGTTTATTGCCGCGGCGGGGGCGTTCGCGTGGGCGAGGGATAATGAGTCTGGTAAGGCGATGGTTGGGCAGAGTAGCACGACGGTGGATGTGTCGGTGGAGTGCGTGGGGATGTTGGAACGGTTGATGGTGGCGCAGGCTCAGGAATGCGTGTTTGAGAATAGCATTGCTAAAGGAAGCACTCCTGGTGTTTCCGCTAAGATTGCTTGTCAG GCTGGCATATTTTACGAGGAGGCTTTGGCTGCTTTAACCGCTTCACCGTTGAAGGATCATTTTGAGAAAGGCTGGATTGCTCATGTGCAGATGAAAGCAGCACTGTTCTATAGTGAAGCTTGTTACAGGTATGGAATGGAGTTGCACGAGAAAGAGGAGATTGCAGAAGAGATAGCTCGGCTGAGGAGCGGAGCTAGCCGTTTGGCTGAAGCAAAGAAGTATTCAAGGGGAGCTCCTGCACAGCTCGTTGAAGCGATGAACAAATTAGAGGCGAGCATTAACTGCAATTTGGATAGGGCTGTGAAGGAAAACGACAGGGTGTACCTCATGAGAGTTCCTTCTCCTGCTTCTTTGTCTCCACTTCCGGCCTTCTCAATGGTTAAGCCAATGAACATGGCTGAGATATTGGATGCAAGCAAGGAGAAGATGTTTTCCGTCCTTGTTCCGGACAGCAGTGCCAAGGCTCTCTCTAGATATACTGAGATGGTTGATGATGTAATTAGGACTCAGGCGGAGAGATTACAGCAAGCAAGCGAACTAACTCGAGTTAGGCTTAAAGAGATGGACCTTCCAGATTCTATTCTTGCTGTGGATGGTAATTCAACTCTTCCTGCTGATCTTAAAGACGATGTAGAGGCTGTTCAGATCAGTGGTGGTCCAGCTGGCTTGGATGCTGAACTTCAGCAGCTTAGAGATTTGAAGAGGGTTAATCAGGAACTGTTGGTGCAAACCGAAGAGCTTTTGCAGAAAGAAGCTACTGAAGACGCTCAGTTCAGAAGCCAATTTGGGACCCGGTGGACTAGGCCTCAGTCTAGCACACTGACAAAGAACTTGCAGGATAGGTTAAATCGGTTTGCAGCCAATTTGAAACAAGCTGGAGAAAGTGACGTGAAGATTGAGCGATCCGTGAGAGAGAATGCTGCCCTCATGTCCATTCTTGATCGACGGCCG ATAGAAGCTGCCGTCCCAAGTCTAGCTAGGCCAATGATGTCGCTGGATGCAACAGAGGATGCTATCGTGGGAAATCTGAAGCAGAGTCTG AGGCAACTGGAAAATTTAGGTGCTCAGCGGGCTGGTCTTGAAGACATGCTCAAAGAGATGAAAAGAaaa GATGACATACTGCCAAAGCTGATGACGTCAACTGGTTCCTATGAAGATATGTTCAGGAGAGAGATATCAAAGTATGATCACATCTGTCAAGATATTTCCCAAAACATTGAAGTTCAAGAACAATTATTAATGCAAATTCAG GCTCAAAATGAAGAGTTCTCATCTCTTTTCAATCTTGAAGATTATAAAG CATCCAAGGAGAATTGCTACAAGCAGATTCAAGCGGCTATATCCAAGTACCGAGAGATCAAAGAGAACGTCAATGAGGGCTTGAAGTTCTATGTCACTCTTCAA GATGCAATAACGAATGTAAAGCAGCAGTGCAGTGATTTTGTGATGACAAGGAGTATCCAGTGCAGAGAAATGATTGAAGATGTGCAACGACAGATGTCTGGTCTGAGTTTTCAGGATCATAGAAGCTCCGGTCCATACCCATCAGTGCATCAGCGAACGGCTTCAAGTTCTCCGCCTCCACCAGAAACTCAGAACCCATCTCATCCTCACCCACAAGCACCTTACTATAGGCCGCCTGAGCAACAACCACGACCTGGCTACACTATCCCACCTTATGGTCCACCTCCACCATACCACACACCTCATAGCCAGGCGCCACCACAACCATACCCTCCCCAGGCCCCGCAGCAGCATTATCAGTCATGGCAACAAGGCCCGTATTATGATCCCCAGGGACAGCAGCCTCGGCCTCCTTATACTGCGCAGAACCCGTACCCGCCTCCTCACCAAGGCGGTGGATACTACAGGCAGTGA